Proteins encoded together in one Malaclemys terrapin pileata isolate rMalTer1 chromosome 16, rMalTer1.hap1, whole genome shotgun sequence window:
- the UFD1 gene encoding ubiquitin recognition factor in ER-associated degradation protein 1 isoform X2, with product MTVIMPPSALDQLSRLNITYPMLFKLTNKNSDRMTHCGVLEFVADEGICYLPHWMMQNLLLEEGGLVQVESVNLQVATYSKFQPQSPDFLDITNPKAVLENALRNFACLTTGDVIAINYNEKIYELRVMETKPDKAVSIIECDMNVDFDAPLGYKEPERHTQPEESTDVEADHSGYVGDLGFRAFSGSGNRLDGKKKGVEPSPSPIKPGDIRRGIPNYDFRIGRITFIRNSRPLVKKVEEDDSGSRFIAFSGEGQSLRKKGRKP from the exons ATGACAG TAATTATGCCACCATCTGCCTTGGATCAACTCA GTCGACTTAACATTACGTACCCTATGTTATTTAAGCTGACTAATAAAAATTCAGATCGAATGACGCATTGTGGTGTGCTAGAATTTGTGGCTGATGAAGGCATTTGTTACCTTCCACATTGG ATGATGCAGAACTTGCTTCTGGAGGAAGGAGGCCTGGTGCAGGTAGAGAGTGTTAATCTTCAAGTGGCTACTTACTCAAAATTCCAACCACAAAGTCCAGATTTCCTTGACATCACCAATCCCAAAGCTGT ATTAGAAAATGCTTTGAGAAACTTTGCTTGTCTAACCACCGGGGATGTTATTGCCATCAACTACAACGAGAAG ATCTACGAGCTTCGGGTAATGGAGACCAAACCTGATAAAGCTGTGTCCATCATAGAGTGTGATATGAAC GTGGATTTTGATGCACCTTTGGGATACAAAGAACCAGAAAGACACACACAACCTGAGGAGAGCACA GACGTTGAAGCAGACCACAGTGGCTATGTGGGTGACCTAGGATTTCGT GCATTCTCTGGCTCTGGGAACAGGCTAGATGGCAAGAAGAAAGGTGTTGAGCCTAGTCCCTCGCCAATTAAACCAGGAGACATTCGAAG AGGAATACCCAATTATGACTTCAGAATTGGTAGGATCACATTCATTAGAAATTCACGACCACTAGTCAAGAAAGTTGAAGAG GATGACTCTGGCAGCAGGTTCATTGCGTTTTCAGGAGAAGGCCAGTCCCTGCGCAAGAAGGGAAGAAAACCATAA
- the UFD1 gene encoding ubiquitin recognition factor in ER-associated degradation protein 1 isoform X1 — MFSFNMFDHPIPRVFQNRFSTQYRCFSVSMLAGPNDRSDVEKGGKIIMPPSALDQLSRLNITYPMLFKLTNKNSDRMTHCGVLEFVADEGICYLPHWMMQNLLLEEGGLVQVESVNLQVATYSKFQPQSPDFLDITNPKAVLENALRNFACLTTGDVIAINYNEKIYELRVMETKPDKAVSIIECDMNVDFDAPLGYKEPERHTQPEESTDVEADHSGYVGDLGFRAFSGSGNRLDGKKKGVEPSPSPIKPGDIRRGIPNYDFRIGRITFIRNSRPLVKKVEEDDSGSRFIAFSGEGQSLRKKGRKP, encoded by the exons ATG ttttcttttaatatgTTTGATCATCCAATTCCCCGGGTTTTCCAGAACCGCTTCTCAACCCAGTATCGTTGCTTCTCAGTGTCCATGCTTGCAGGACCTAATGACAGGTCAGATGTGGAGAAAGGCGGGAAGA TAATTATGCCACCATCTGCCTTGGATCAACTCA GTCGACTTAACATTACGTACCCTATGTTATTTAAGCTGACTAATAAAAATTCAGATCGAATGACGCATTGTGGTGTGCTAGAATTTGTGGCTGATGAAGGCATTTGTTACCTTCCACATTGG ATGATGCAGAACTTGCTTCTGGAGGAAGGAGGCCTGGTGCAGGTAGAGAGTGTTAATCTTCAAGTGGCTACTTACTCAAAATTCCAACCACAAAGTCCAGATTTCCTTGACATCACCAATCCCAAAGCTGT ATTAGAAAATGCTTTGAGAAACTTTGCTTGTCTAACCACCGGGGATGTTATTGCCATCAACTACAACGAGAAG ATCTACGAGCTTCGGGTAATGGAGACCAAACCTGATAAAGCTGTGTCCATCATAGAGTGTGATATGAAC GTGGATTTTGATGCACCTTTGGGATACAAAGAACCAGAAAGACACACACAACCTGAGGAGAGCACA GACGTTGAAGCAGACCACAGTGGCTATGTGGGTGACCTAGGATTTCGT GCATTCTCTGGCTCTGGGAACAGGCTAGATGGCAAGAAGAAAGGTGTTGAGCCTAGTCCCTCGCCAATTAAACCAGGAGACATTCGAAG AGGAATACCCAATTATGACTTCAGAATTGGTAGGATCACATTCATTAGAAATTCACGACCACTAGTCAAGAAAGTTGAAGAG GATGACTCTGGCAGCAGGTTCATTGCGTTTTCAGGAGAAGGCCAGTCCCTGCGCAAGAAGGGAAGAAAACCATAA